A single Candidatus Paceibacterota bacterium DNA region contains:
- a CDS encoding glycosyltransferase family 4 protein, giving the protein MKVLYIITKSNWGGAQRHVFDLSVAMKNKGHDVWVALGGEGLLKKKLEEAGIYTFSIASLGRDISPSKDAGSFKEIFTIIRNKRPDIIHLHSPKAAGLGSLAGRLLRVKSIITTVHGWTFNENRPIQERIAIRFFSWLTMILSHTTILLSEREYNQAVYFPGVKEKLKLIYPGIKSPTFISVDGAKQIIAKMIGLDLVDFYKKTVIGTIAELHPNKGLNYLIESMVTVTEQQPNSICVIIGNGQEESSLRALIAEKKLGQKVFLTGYLDNANEHIKAFTVFVLPSIKEGLPYAILEAGCAALPVVATPVGGVPEIIDDMKSGILIQPKNSRELAHAISFMIEHPEDRKKYGNTLKERVATKFSIDKMVEETEKLYENKEVKTP; this is encoded by the coding sequence ATGAAAGTCTTATATATAATAACCAAATCCAATTGGGGCGGTGCTCAAAGACACGTTTTTGACCTTTCTGTAGCCATGAAAAACAAAGGTCACGATGTCTGGGTCGCTCTAGGTGGCGAAGGACTATTGAAAAAGAAACTGGAAGAAGCTGGTATTTATACATTTTCAATAGCTTCACTTGGTCGTGATATCTCCCCCAGCAAAGATGCTGGTTCATTCAAAGAAATTTTTACAATCATAAGAAACAAGCGACCAGATATCATTCATCTACACAGTCCAAAAGCCGCTGGACTAGGATCTTTGGCTGGTAGATTACTCAGAGTCAAATCAATAATAACAACGGTACATGGATGGACATTCAATGAAAATCGTCCTATTCAAGAAAGAATAGCTATTAGATTCTTCTCATGGCTTACAATGATTCTCTCTCACACGACTATCCTTCTATCAGAACGTGAATACAATCAAGCTGTCTATTTCCCTGGTGTCAAAGAAAAACTTAAACTTATCTACCCGGGTATAAAATCCCCAACTTTCATATCCGTAGATGGAGCAAAGCAAATCATTGCCAAAATGATTGGACTAGATTTGGTAGATTTTTACAAAAAAACTGTTATAGGAACAATCGCCGAACTTCATCCAAACAAAGGTCTCAACTATCTTATAGAATCAATGGTAACAGTTACCGAACAACAACCAAACTCTATCTGTGTCATTATTGGAAATGGTCAGGAAGAATCATCCCTTAGAGCCTTGATCGCTGAAAAGAAATTGGGACAAAAAGTATTTTTAACTGGATACTTGGACAATGCCAATGAACATATAAAGGCTTTTACTGTCTTTGTTCTACCATCAATAAAAGAAGGTTTACCTTACGCCATTCTAGAGGCGGGATGTGCTGCTCTTCCAGTCGTAGCTACTCCTGTCGGCGGAGTTCCAGAAATTATTGACGATATGAAATCTGGTATTCTCATACAACCAAAAAATTCCCGAGAGTTAGCACATGCTATATCATTTATGATTGAACATCCTGAAGATCGTAAAAAATACGGAAATACCCTCAAGGAGCGCGTTGCGACAAAATTCTCTATTGACAAGATGGTTGAGGAAACAGAAAAATTATACGAGAATAAAGAAGTAAAGACTCCATAG